A section of the Vibrio vulnificus CMCP6 genome encodes:
- a CDS encoding alpha/beta fold hydrolase — MAQALLFHKTYLHPTSQEWVVFVHGAGGSSSIWFKQIKAYKQHFNLLLVDLRGHGKSNQLLKELISNRYTFGAVTQDILKVLDHLKIHSAHFVGMSLGTIIVRNLAELAGERVKSMVLGGAVTRLDARSRILVSLGNFGKHVLPYMWLYKLFAYIVMPQKNQQESRHLFIREAKKLCQKEFKRWFILAAEVNPLMRYFKERELPIPTLYLMGDRDYMFIKPVKEMVAAHTQSELLEIKNCGHVCNVEKPDEFNQHSIDFIQRQI, encoded by the coding sequence ATGGCTCAGGCGTTACTATTTCACAAAACTTATCTCCATCCTACCAGCCAAGAGTGGGTGGTTTTTGTGCATGGTGCGGGTGGCAGTTCGTCCATCTGGTTTAAGCAAATTAAAGCGTACAAGCAGCATTTCAATCTGTTATTGGTTGACTTGCGTGGGCACGGTAAATCCAATCAACTATTAAAAGAATTGATCAGTAACCGCTATACCTTTGGGGCGGTGACGCAAGATATCCTTAAGGTGCTTGATCATCTTAAAATTCATTCCGCGCATTTCGTTGGGATGTCGCTAGGGACGATCATTGTCCGAAATCTTGCGGAATTGGCAGGAGAAAGGGTTAAATCTATGGTGCTTGGTGGTGCGGTAACGCGTCTCGATGCGCGCTCTCGTATCTTGGTCTCTCTCGGTAACTTTGGCAAACATGTGTTGCCCTATATGTGGTTATACAAACTGTTTGCCTATATTGTGATGCCGCAAAAAAATCAGCAGGAATCACGCCATCTCTTTATCCGTGAAGCGAAGAAGCTTTGTCAAAAGGAGTTTAAGCGCTGGTTTATACTCGCGGCAGAGGTGAACCCACTAATGCGTTATTTCAAAGAACGTGAATTGCCGATCCCAACGTTATATTTGATGGGAGACCGTGATTACATGTTCATTAAACCCGTCAAAGAGATGGTTGCGGCTCACACCCAGAGTGAGTTGCTAGAGATAAAAAACTGTGGTCATGTGTGCAATGTGGAAAAGCCCGACGAGTTTAACCAGCATTCGATCGATTTTATCCAACGTCAAATCTAA
- a CDS encoding putative signal transducing protein, which yields MKIFTANTPIEAHIVCQLLINEAVQCEVRGEGLFGLKGELPATEDTNPYIWLLEPEKLDFAKAILASFREQQVAHQNWLCPQCGEEIEGQFGACWHCGQVLE from the coding sequence ATGAAGATATTCACCGCCAACACCCCTATCGAAGCACATATTGTGTGTCAATTGCTGATTAATGAAGCGGTACAATGTGAGGTTCGAGGTGAGGGTTTATTTGGCTTAAAAGGTGAATTACCAGCAACCGAGGATACCAATCCATACATTTGGTTGTTGGAACCCGAGAAACTCGATTTTGCTAAAGCGATATTAGCCAGCTTTCGTGAGCAGCAAGTCGCACATCAAAATTGGCTATGCCCACAGTGCGGAGAAGAAATAGAAGGTCAATTTGGAGCTTGCTGGCATTGTGGACAAGTACTTGAGTAA
- a CDS encoding TVP38/TMEM64 family protein produces the protein MNKKLVFGILLIATIILLAVNFSQYLTLDNAKAQQLALNSFIEENFLFASISYFVIYVGLTAFSVPGATVVTLLGAALFGFWYSLLLVSFASTIGATIAFLSSRYLLKDWVQARFGDKLSAINQGVEKDGAFYLFSLRLIPVFPFFLINLLMGLTPISIGRYYLTSQIGMLPGTAVYLNAGTQLADINSLSGILSPTVLASFALLGVFPIAVKWIMSKFRPQLSS, from the coding sequence ATGAACAAAAAACTCGTATTCGGAATCTTGCTTATCGCGACCATTATTTTATTGGCGGTTAATTTTAGTCAATACCTCACACTCGACAACGCTAAAGCACAACAACTTGCCCTGAACAGTTTTATTGAAGAAAACTTTCTGTTTGCTTCAATAAGCTATTTTGTCATTTACGTTGGTCTTACCGCCTTTTCAGTACCAGGAGCAACCGTCGTCACACTATTGGGCGCTGCTCTGTTTGGTTTTTGGTATAGCCTATTGCTTGTCTCATTTGCCAGCACCATTGGAGCAACCATCGCATTTTTGAGTAGTCGCTACCTGCTAAAAGATTGGGTGCAGGCACGTTTTGGAGACAAACTTAGCGCGATCAACCAAGGCGTTGAAAAGGATGGCGCCTTTTATCTATTTTCGTTACGCCTGATCCCAGTCTTCCCATTTTTCCTTATTAACTTGCTGATGGGTTTAACACCAATTTCCATTGGTCGTTACTATCTTACTAGCCAGATCGGCATGCTACCTGGTACGGCTGTTTACCTAAATGCGGGGACACAATTGGCCGACATCAACTCGTTGTCGGGGATACTTTCACCGACAGTATTAGCCTCATTTGCGTTACTGGGTGTGTTTCCTATCGCTGTAAAATGGATCATGAGTAAATTTAGACCTCAGCTCTCTTCATAA
- a CDS encoding TfoX/Sxy family DNA transformation protein — translation MDKPILKDSMKLFEQLGAIKSRSMFGGFGLFADETMFALVVKDQLHIRADQKSTLLFEKQGLKPYVYTKRGFPVVTKYYAISDALWQDQNALLNVAKRALASANNDKQQQATAKPERLKDLPNLRLATERMLKKAGIETVEQLESQGAVRAYEAIKNTHSGAVSLELLWALEGAINGTHWSVIPQQRRDELVNKLSL, via the coding sequence ATGGATAAACCGATACTCAAAGATTCAATGAAGCTTTTTGAGCAACTTGGTGCGATAAAATCTCGCTCAATGTTTGGCGGATTCGGCCTTTTTGCAGATGAGACCATGTTCGCACTTGTGGTGAAAGACCAGCTTCATATTCGCGCAGATCAAAAATCAACATTACTTTTTGAAAAGCAAGGACTCAAACCATACGTTTATACTAAGCGTGGTTTCCCTGTTGTCACTAAGTACTACGCGATTTCAGACGCGCTATGGCAAGACCAAAATGCACTACTCAACGTAGCCAAACGTGCATTGGCCAGTGCTAATAACGATAAACAACAGCAAGCAACAGCAAAACCTGAACGATTAAAAGACCTGCCTAACCTGCGTTTAGCCACCGAACGAATGCTGAAAAAGGCGGGAATTGAAACAGTCGAGCAGTTGGAGTCTCAAGGCGCGGTTCGTGCATACGAAGCGATTAAAAACACCCACAGTGGTGCCGTGAGCTTAGAGCTGCTTTGGGCGTTAGAGGGAGCCATCAATGGTACGCACTGGAGTGTGATTCCTCAGCAACGTCGAGACGAATTAGTGAATAAATTGTCTTTGTAG
- the purR gene encoding HTH-type transcriptional repressor PurR: protein MATIKDVARLAGVSTTTVSHVINKTRFVAEATQEKVMKAVDELNYAPSAVARSLKCNTTRTIGMLVTQSTNLFFSEVIDGVESYCYRQGYTLILCNTGGIYEKQRDYIRMLAEKRVDGILVMCSDLTEELREMLDKHADIPKVIMDWGPISSQADKIIDNSEEGGYLATKYLIDNGHTKIACLSGHFEKAACQERIQGFKRAMKEANITLNNEWILEGNFECDTAVMAADKIASWQDRPTAVFCFNDTMALGLMSRLQQLGLRIPEDISVIGYDNIELAEYFSPPLTTIHQPKRRVGKNAFEILLERIKDKEHDKRVFEMHPELVVRDTVKKIN, encoded by the coding sequence ATGGCCACAATTAAAGATGTCGCGCGTCTCGCTGGAGTATCCACGACCACAGTGTCGCACGTAATCAACAAAACGCGTTTTGTTGCAGAAGCCACTCAAGAAAAAGTCATGAAAGCGGTTGACGAGCTCAACTACGCACCGAGCGCAGTAGCGCGTAGCCTAAAGTGCAACACCACTCGTACTATTGGTATGCTGGTCACACAGTCGACCAATTTGTTCTTTTCTGAAGTAATTGATGGCGTAGAAAGCTACTGTTACCGCCAAGGCTATACGCTAATTCTTTGTAATACGGGCGGTATCTACGAGAAGCAACGTGACTACATTCGTATGCTTGCGGAAAAGCGCGTAGATGGCATTTTGGTGATGTGTTCAGACCTCACCGAAGAGCTCCGCGAAATGCTTGATAAGCATGCAGATATTCCTAAAGTGATTATGGACTGGGGTCCAATCAGCTCACAAGCCGATAAAATTATCGATAACTCAGAAGAAGGTGGCTACTTGGCCACTAAGTACCTGATTGATAATGGCCATACAAAAATCGCATGTTTGAGTGGCCACTTTGAAAAAGCCGCGTGCCAAGAGCGCATCCAAGGCTTTAAACGTGCGATGAAGGAAGCCAATATCACACTAAACAACGAGTGGATCCTTGAAGGAAACTTCGAATGTGACACGGCTGTGATGGCTGCTGACAAGATCGCGTCGTGGCAAGATCGCCCAACGGCGGTTTTCTGCTTCAACGATACCATGGCACTGGGTTTGATGAGCCGCCTTCAACAGTTAGGCCTTCGCATTCCTGAAGACATCTCTGTGATTGGCTACGATAATATTGAGTTAGCAGAGTACTTCTCACCACCGCTAACAACGATCCACCAGCCAAAACGCCGTGTTGGTAAAAATGCATTTGAGATCCTTCTCGAACGAATTAAGGACAAAGAACATGACAAACGCGTGTTTGAAATGCATCCCGAGTTAGTGGTTCGCGATACCGTTAAAAAAATCAATTAG